One part of the Cytophagales bacterium genome encodes these proteins:
- a CDS encoding S9 family peptidase, producing MKTKNLLFLVLISFSTTFCTIKESRENVKPVYTKTAKIDHVDDYFGTKVADPYRWLEVSDSSAVADWVKAQNEVTFSYLEKIPYRQKIKNRLKELWNYPRYSPPVKAGNHYFFFKNDGLQNQSVFYMQKDLDSEPEMLLDPNLLSEDGTVSLTNTSISNDGKLLGYGIAKGGSDWNEFFVIDIDSKKPLDDHLKWIKFSDIAWYKDGFFYSRYDAPKKGKELESKNEFHKLYYHKIGTSQDKDLLIYEDKEHPLRNVYANTTEDERFLILYISKGASEKNALYFMDLLKDPNLSDPSKGITPIVDNFENHYSVIGNIDQKLIVKTNLNAPKYRVILINTNPPKQENWKELIPENELVIHKISYAGQKLFVNYMMNACSRVMVYERKRYIAFYKVDEILFPALGSANGFKGKKDDRFVFYSFTSFVIPTTIYRYDLKTKQTTLFKRPKIEFVESDYQTTQNFYKSKDGTEIPIFIVHKKGLELNGNNPTYLYGYGGFNISITPRFQLHLLPFLENGGVYAVPNLRGGGEYGEEWHKGGMLLNKQNVFDDFIAAAEYLIEQKYTSPDKLAISGRSNGGLLVGACMTQRPDLYKVALPGVGVMDMLRFHKFTIGWAWVSEYGSSEDSTQFFNLYSFSPLHNVAGNVNYPATLVTTADHDDRVVPAHSFKFISTLQEKQAGTAPVLIRIDTKAGHGAGKPTSKRIDEWTDVLSFVFYNLGMEPDIQ from the coding sequence ATGAAAACTAAAAATCTCCTTTTCCTCGTTCTTATCTCATTTTCAACGACCTTTTGTACAATCAAAGAGTCAAGAGAAAATGTAAAACCGGTATATACCAAAACAGCAAAGATAGACCATGTAGACGATTACTTTGGTACAAAAGTAGCTGACCCTTACCGCTGGCTTGAAGTTTCAGACTCTTCGGCTGTAGCTGACTGGGTGAAAGCGCAAAATGAAGTAACCTTCAGCTATCTTGAAAAAATCCCTTACCGGCAAAAAATCAAAAATCGCCTCAAAGAATTGTGGAATTACCCCAGGTATTCTCCGCCCGTAAAAGCCGGAAACCATTATTTCTTTTTCAAAAATGATGGGCTTCAAAATCAATCCGTATTTTATATGCAGAAAGACCTGGATTCAGAGCCTGAAATGTTATTAGACCCCAACCTGTTATCGGAGGATGGCACGGTTTCGCTTACCAACACAAGCATTTCCAATGACGGGAAACTTTTAGGATACGGTATTGCAAAAGGCGGCTCAGACTGGAATGAGTTTTTTGTAATAGACATTGACTCTAAAAAACCGCTGGATGATCATTTAAAGTGGATCAAATTTTCAGATATCGCCTGGTACAAAGATGGATTCTTTTACAGCCGTTACGATGCTCCTAAAAAAGGAAAAGAGCTTGAATCTAAAAATGAATTTCATAAACTCTATTATCATAAAATTGGCACTTCCCAGGATAAAGACCTGTTAATTTATGAAGATAAGGAGCATCCTTTGCGTAATGTATATGCAAATACTACAGAAGACGAACGCTTCTTAATATTGTATATCTCCAAAGGCGCTTCTGAAAAAAATGCACTATATTTTATGGACTTGTTAAAAGATCCAAACCTCTCTGATCCGAGTAAGGGTATAACGCCCATTGTAGATAATTTTGAAAATCATTATTCTGTAATTGGAAATATTGATCAAAAGCTTATTGTAAAAACAAACTTGAATGCACCAAAATACCGTGTAATATTAATCAATACAAATCCTCCAAAACAGGAAAACTGGAAAGAATTAATTCCTGAGAATGAACTGGTTATACATAAGATCTCTTATGCAGGACAAAAGCTTTTTGTCAATTATATGATGAATGCCTGCAGCAGGGTTATGGTTTATGAACGTAAAAGATACATTGCCTTTTATAAAGTTGATGAAATACTGTTTCCCGCATTGGGGTCTGCAAATGGCTTCAAGGGGAAAAAAGATGACCGGTTCGTATTTTATTCGTTCACCTCTTTTGTTATTCCTACAACTATTTACAGGTATGATTTAAAAACAAAACAAACTACTTTATTCAAAAGGCCAAAAATAGAATTTGTTGAATCTGATTATCAAACTACACAAAACTTTTATAAAAGCAAAGATGGCACTGAAATTCCCATATTTATAGTGCACAAAAAGGGACTTGAATTAAATGGCAATAATCCAACCTATCTTTACGGTTACGGGGGCTTTAATATCAGCATTACCCCCAGATTTCAGCTTCATTTATTGCCTTTTCTGGAAAATGGTGGCGTTTACGCTGTGCCAAACTTGAGAGGGGGCGGAGAATATGGCGAAGAGTGGCATAAAGGGGGTATGTTGTTAAATAAACAAAACGTATTTGATGACTTCATTGCTGCTGCTGAATATCTTATTGAACAGAAATATACTTCTCCCGATAAATTAGCCATTTCAGGCCGTTCAAACGGTGGCTTATTGGTGGGCGCCTGCATGACCCAGCGGCCTGATCTTTATAAAGTAGCTTTGCCCGGAGTAGGTGTTATGGACATGTTGCGTTTCCATAAATTTACTATCGGTTGGGCATGGGTTTCTGAATACGGCTCCAGTGAAGATTCCACACAATTTTTTAACCTGTACAGTTTCTCGCCTCTACATAACGTAGCAGGAAACGTTAACTATCCTGCCACATTAGTCACCACTGCCGACCATGATGACCGGGTAGTGCCGGCACACTCATTTAAATTTATCTCCACGTTACAGGAAAAACAAGCAGGAACTGCCCCTGTATTGATTCGCATTGATACAAAAGCAGGTCATGGTGCAGGAAAACCAACTTCAAAACGGATAGACGAATGGACCGATGTGTTGTCGTTTGTGTTTTATAATTTGGGAATGGAGCCGGATATTCAGTAG
- a CDS encoding polysaccharide export protein EpsE, with amino-acid sequence MPKTIYYYTIYALFILCLISCRGYKQNIMFKTEKSVFAVELKGAVKKAERNYVIRKDDYLGIRVYTNYGESLIDPNMELFRDGNRNVQSYEDRQKYLVKYDGFVKLPMVGKIKLDGLTLNQADSLLERRYSEFYEDVFCVTKLLNRRVVVLGAIGGQVVPLENENMNLLEILALAGGIDNLSKVQNIRIIRGDLKDPDIYLIDLSTIEGMKQANLNVQPNDIIYIEPVRKVLIESVRDISPILAVVTNIITLILIIITLSQP; translated from the coding sequence ATGCCCAAAACAATTTACTACTATACAATATATGCCTTGTTTATCTTATGTTTAATTTCCTGCCGGGGATACAAACAAAATATAATGTTCAAAACAGAAAAGAGCGTTTTTGCTGTTGAATTAAAAGGAGCTGTAAAAAAAGCTGAAAGAAATTATGTGATCAGAAAAGATGATTATCTGGGTATAAGGGTTTACACAAATTATGGCGAAAGTCTCATAGACCCCAACATGGAATTATTCAGGGATGGTAACCGCAACGTTCAAAGTTATGAAGACAGACAAAAGTATTTGGTAAAGTATGACGGATTTGTGAAATTGCCAATGGTTGGTAAGATAAAGTTAGATGGCCTGACATTGAACCAGGCAGATAGTTTGTTAGAGCGAAGATATTCGGAGTTTTATGAAGATGTATTTTGTGTTACCAAATTGTTAAATAGACGAGTGGTCGTACTTGGAGCAATTGGAGGGCAGGTTGTCCCGTTAGAAAATGAAAACATGAATTTATTGGAGATATTAGCTTTAGCGGGAGGTATCGATAACTTATCCAAAGTACAGAATATCCGTATAATAAGGGGAGACTTAAAAGATCCTGATATTTATCTTATAGACTTATCTACGATTGAAGGCATGAAACAAGCCAATCTGAATGTACAGCCCAATGATATCATTTATATAGAACCTGTGCGTAAAGTATTGATAGAATCTGTTAGAGATATAAGTCCTATATTAGCCGTTGTTACAAATATTATTACGCTGATATTAATTATTATAACCTTATCACAACCATAG
- a CDS encoding polysaccharide biosynthesis tyrosine autokinase, with product MEESYKYNAPSGGNNLPQTGFVQQADGSDRLGDLDIDKLLLILRKNIVWIAIILILPLTIAFLYIRYTKPLYESSSILKLNIKNDAGVLGLQGVEGSTWGNLILNNLSGEIELIKSKLIYDQVIDNINYDVSYYAYGRFLYDERYKNAPFKVEHEIKNQAFYSTKFDVDILDNDEFRLTYYIGEKPVSNTYKFAQKIENKDFVLTLYKTDFLSEGDAEKGKSLVSSFIKNILTWIGIGTNGNNSGYFFRVNSKAALTNYMANNLSVQILNVNANTIKISLKDYNRVKAQDFVNAIDSVYLKQTIENKNKASEQTIAFVDDQLVLTEVKLQKYELELERFLRENKTANVQTVFSKFVEKIEELEKQRLALKIRALLLHDLINIIKSNQDLSQFIPSLSLPSGSKLIQLTEELNKLQEERNLLLSSNKENTFVVKKKDIRIENLKKNLIRQIGLNKEMLEEQIEEYNNKISSTEKVILSLPSKETAYTRIKRFYDLYEKFYLLLMEKRAEFGIAKAGTIPEFVILSPANISDTPISPNVMMAYMIGISIGMFLCIALIAGKYMLHNTITGVEELEKITPTPILGIVPVFDKKKISVSPLLVSDHPKSAISEALRSIRTNLEFICPNKKKKLITITSSISGEGKTFIAINLGGIISLSNTKVLILDLDLRKPRIHQTFGGENKIGISTFLIGKNSIEDCIQRTPVKSLDYISAGPIPPNPSELILMPQFDKMINSLFKQYDVIIIDTPPVGLVTDAVLVMKNADIPIYIVRAGYSKKGFEKIISKLVTRNEFVKLSIILNAFEHHDGAGYGYGYGYGYYEDENDVQLPWIKRVFAKTNQ from the coding sequence ATGGAAGAGAGTTACAAATATAATGCACCTTCTGGTGGCAACAATTTGCCTCAAACAGGCTTTGTTCAGCAAGCCGATGGTAGTGACCGTTTAGGAGATTTAGATATTGATAAGCTCTTATTGATATTGCGAAAAAATATTGTTTGGATAGCAATTATCCTTATTCTACCCTTAACTATTGCATTTCTGTACATTCGTTACACAAAACCTTTATACGAATCATCTTCAATTTTGAAGTTAAATATCAAAAACGATGCAGGGGTTTTAGGCTTACAAGGAGTTGAAGGATCAACCTGGGGGAATTTAATACTTAATAATCTGTCAGGCGAGATTGAGCTTATTAAATCTAAACTGATATATGACCAGGTAATTGATAATATCAATTATGACGTAAGCTATTATGCTTATGGCAGGTTTCTCTATGATGAAAGATATAAAAACGCTCCATTTAAAGTAGAACATGAAATAAAAAATCAGGCATTTTACAGCACAAAATTTGATGTGGATATTTTAGATAACGATGAATTTAGGTTGACATATTACATTGGTGAAAAACCGGTAAGTAATACCTATAAGTTTGCTCAAAAAATTGAGAACAAAGATTTTGTTCTCACATTATATAAAACCGATTTTTTATCAGAAGGAGATGCGGAAAAGGGAAAAAGTCTGGTGTCTTCTTTTATTAAAAATATTCTGACCTGGATCGGTATTGGTACAAATGGTAATAATAGTGGTTATTTTTTTAGAGTAAACAGCAAAGCGGCTTTAACGAATTACATGGCAAACAACCTGTCCGTACAAATTTTGAATGTAAATGCCAATACGATTAAAATATCATTGAAAGATTATAACAGGGTCAAAGCACAGGATTTTGTCAATGCTATTGATTCGGTTTATTTAAAGCAAACAATAGAAAACAAGAATAAGGCAAGCGAGCAAACCATTGCTTTTGTAGATGATCAATTGGTCTTAACCGAAGTAAAGCTGCAAAAATATGAACTTGAATTAGAGCGGTTTCTCAGAGAAAATAAAACAGCAAATGTCCAAACGGTTTTTTCAAAGTTCGTAGAGAAAATTGAAGAGTTGGAAAAACAAAGATTAGCGTTAAAAATACGGGCTTTGTTGCTGCATGATTTGATAAACATTATAAAATCAAATCAGGACCTAAGCCAATTTATACCTTCCCTTTCGCTGCCTTCAGGGTCAAAGTTAATACAATTAACAGAAGAACTAAACAAGCTGCAGGAAGAAAGAAACCTGCTATTGTCTTCAAATAAAGAAAATACCTTCGTTGTTAAGAAAAAAGATATCCGGATCGAAAATCTTAAAAAAAATCTAATAAGGCAGATTGGCTTGAATAAAGAAATGCTGGAAGAACAAATAGAAGAATATAACAATAAGATCAGTTCAACGGAGAAAGTAATTTTGAGTCTTCCATCTAAAGAAACTGCATATACCCGTATTAAAAGATTTTATGATCTGTATGAGAAATTTTATCTCCTTTTAATGGAAAAAAGAGCGGAATTTGGAATAGCTAAGGCAGGGACGATACCTGAATTTGTAATATTATCACCTGCCAATATCTCTGACACTCCTATTTCACCCAATGTAATGATGGCATACATGATAGGCATATCTATAGGTATGTTTTTATGCATAGCGCTTATCGCGGGCAAATACATGCTGCACAATACCATTACGGGGGTCGAAGAATTAGAAAAGATAACCCCAACACCTATACTGGGTATAGTCCCTGTTTTTGACAAGAAAAAAATCTCTGTATCCCCGCTGCTTGTGAGTGACCATCCTAAATCAGCAATAAGTGAAGCATTACGATCCATCAGAACCAATCTTGAGTTTATATGTCCAAATAAAAAGAAAAAATTGATTACAATTACTTCCAGTATTAGTGGGGAAGGGAAGACTTTTATTGCAATCAATTTGGGTGGAATAATTTCACTATCAAATACGAAGGTTTTAATATTGGACCTGGATTTGCGAAAACCGAGAATCCATCAAACCTTTGGGGGAGAAAACAAAATCGGGATCAGCACTTTTCTGATAGGTAAAAACAGCATTGAAGATTGTATCCAAAGAACCCCTGTTAAATCACTTGATTACATTTCGGCTGGCCCGATACCCCCCAATCCATCTGAATTAATATTGATGCCGCAGTTCGATAAAATGATCAATAGTTTATTTAAGCAATACGATGTAATTATTATTGATACTCCCCCTGTTGGATTGGTCACTGATGCCGTATTGGTTATGAAAAATGCAGATATTCCGATTTATATTGTCAGGGCTGGCTATTCCAAAAAAGGTTTTGAAAAAATTATTAGCAAGCTCGTCACCCGGAATGAGTTCGTAAAACTCTCTATTATTTTAAATGCATTTGAACATCATGACGGTGCCGGATATGGTTATGGCTATGGCTACGGATATTATGAAGATGAAAACGATGTACAATTGCCGTGGATAAAAAGAGTGTTTGCAAAAACAAACCAATAA